A region of Sulfitobacter faviae DNA encodes the following proteins:
- a CDS encoding DUF6478 family protein codes for MVNFRSGYLEGKLFARALQRWAVAARKAATADLATLRRQRSRARLLRAELNRLIHRAEDRLALPAIGASGFPKPHNADWAWRPELWRGPLATPGLSSVATKSKLGEEVTLFHDCAQSELTLRQLRNLREADLAPFGLQLDVFKFDGSFLSLVVDLPTEAITGLKRRHLIRMDTIVELEHPLEIFARLNIRHGPNTEQIVRELPAGQESISVEFDLAYSKLNEKRIEAAWVDLIFEGPEMNQVVLRDLTFSRSPRAQI; via the coding sequence ATGGTCAACTTCCGCAGCGGTTATCTTGAGGGCAAGCTCTTTGCCCGCGCGCTGCAACGCTGGGCGGTTGCGGCCCGCAAAGCGGCCACGGCTGACCTTGCCACCCTGCGCCGCCAACGCAGCCGCGCCCGGCTGCTGCGCGCCGAACTGAACCGGCTGATCCACCGCGCCGAAGACCGCCTTGCCCTGCCTGCCATCGGGGCCAGCGGCTTCCCGAAACCACATAACGCCGATTGGGCATGGCGGCCCGAGTTGTGGCGCGGCCCGCTTGCCACGCCGGGGCTGTCCTCGGTCGCGACCAAATCCAAACTGGGCGAAGAGGTGACCCTGTTCCACGATTGCGCGCAGTCGGAACTGACCCTGCGCCAACTGCGCAACCTGCGCGAGGCCGATCTGGCCCCCTTTGGCCTGCAACTCGACGTGTTCAAATTCGACGGGTCATTCCTGTCGCTGGTGGTCGATCTGCCGACCGAGGCGATCACCGGATTGAAACGCCGCCACCTGATCCGCATGGATACGATTGTGGAATTGGAGCACCCGCTGGAGATCTTTGCCCGGCTCAACATCCGCCACGGGCCGAACACCGAACAGATCGTCCGCGAACTGCCCGCCGGTCAGGAAAGCATCAGCGTCGAATTCGATCTGGCCTATAGCAAGCTCAACGAGAAGCGGATCGAGGCGGCATGGGTCGACCTGATCTTTGAAGGGCCGGAGATGAACCAAGTCGTGCTGCGCGACCTCACTTTTTCCCGCTCCCCCCGCGCCCAGATCTAG